One Helicobacter pylori NCTC 11637 = CCUG 17874 = ATCC 43504 = JCM 12093 genomic window, AAAAAGCCTTAGAGTTTTTAATTAAAGCCACAACAAAAGGGACTTTTTTCGCATAACCTAGTGCACTCATTTCTGTGTCTATTTTAACCACTATATCTTCAAAATCTAGCTCTAATTCTGTAGAATTTTTGTAGTGTTCTGCGATCTGCCCTAATATTTCTTTTATGCTAGCATCATCTTCTATTAGCCCCCCAATAGCACGAAGAAATTTTTCTAAGCTATCTTTCATGGTTTATTCTTAGGAAGTAATGCTTCTTGTAATAATTCTTTAACTGCTTTAATATCATCCCTTTTTATAACTTTTCTCATACCTTTCACGTGATGCTTAGACCATGCACTTTCTTTTTGATGGGTTGCTTTAACCATATTCCAAGCATCTGCATCCTTATACTGATTGTAGATTTTAGCAAGTTCTTTTTCTTTTTCTCTGTCTATATTATTCGGTATTTTCTCTCTTTTAGTGATTGGGGTTGATCCATTGATACAAAAATTACGATAAACATCAGGAATAACAAGCCCATAATCCCAAGCTTGAAAATCTTCTTTAATGAGTTTAGAATCGCTTTCTGCCTGAGCAATTATATAGCATTTTTTGCAATTTTAGGTTAGTTATAGGTTTTTGATTATCTAAACTTAAATTGATCAAAATTTTTGCTGCGTCTAATGCTTTCATGGCTCTGCTCCCTTTATGTGGTTATCATGCAACTGCTGATTCCACAAATATAACTAATTTTAGTTAATGACTCTAACATCATGAATTTTTGTTGTTTTGTGCAATGGCTATGCAAAAAGAGAATTCTACTACTTCTCTAGCAAATTGAGTAACGCCCTTTTATACTCTAATGCCGTTGTTTCATCCTTGCCTTCAAAGCGGCTGACTAAATAGGGGGTGGTGTTGCTTGCGCGAATAAGCCCAAAACCATGTTCAAAAACCACTCTCACGCCATCAATACTGATGATTTCTTTGATTTTAGGGAAATGGCTTGGCGGGTTTTTAAGCGCTTTTTGCAAGTTGTGAATGATTTCAAATTTTTCTTCTTCGCTCACGGCAATTTTTTCTTCAGGCGTGGTGTAGGAATAGGGGAGTTTTTTAATGGTGTTTTCCAAATCGCTTGGACTTTGTTCAAGCAATAACTCCAAAGCCCTTAAACATGCGTAAAGGGCGTCATCATAGCCAAAATAGCGTTCTTTAAAAAAGATATGCCCGCTCATTTCAGCCGCAAAATGCGCGTTGGTTTCTTTGAGCTTGATTTTTAGATTGCTGTGCCCGGTTTTATACATGAGCGTCTTACCAAAGGTATTAATCGTGTTATACATCACTTGAGAGCATTTGACTTCGCCTATCACAA contains:
- a CDS encoding Panacea domain-containing protein — protein: MIAQAESDSKLIKEDFQAWDYGLVIPDVYRNFCINGSTPITKREKIPNNIDREKEKELAKIYNQYKDADAWNMVKATHQKESAWSKHHVKGMRKVIKRDDIKAVKELLQEALLPKNKP